In one window of Paenarthrobacter nicotinovorans DNA:
- a CDS encoding MFS transporter translates to MSSTAPSKEGESTKPVNSRGKVIFASLIGTTIEFYDFYAYATASVLVFPKLFFPDATDINALLSAFAIFGVAFFARPIGAVVFGHFGDKIGRKGTLVASLLTMGIATFLIGLLPTASMPGWAILAPIMLVVLRFFQGLALGGEWSGAALLATENAPEGKRAIYGTFPQLGAPIGFIIANVIFIWMNVALSADEFLAWGWRVPFILSAVLVIVGLYVRLKLVESVSFTKVIEQEKVQKLPLAATLKSHWRPVLAGTFIMFATYVLFYIMTTFTLSYGTKPTLAGAQAAAEKAGKPMTAEQVAAFVPGLGITRSDFLWMLIIGVVFFGIFTVVSGPLAEKWGRRKFLLGVTAGIFVFGALWFTMFGPGQAAAMVGLIVGFTLMGLTFGPMAAILPELFPANVRYTGSAVAYNLSSMIGAAPASFVAIALWSAANGSTWLVGVYMAAAAVVTFIALLLTRETKDTDYENNVA, encoded by the coding sequence ATGTCTTCCACCGCACCATCCAAGGAAGGCGAGTCCACTAAACCAGTGAACTCGCGGGGCAAGGTGATCTTCGCGAGCCTGATCGGCACGACGATCGAGTTCTACGACTTCTACGCCTATGCCACCGCGTCGGTACTCGTCTTCCCCAAGCTCTTCTTCCCGGACGCCACCGACATCAACGCGCTGCTCAGCGCCTTCGCCATCTTCGGTGTCGCCTTCTTCGCGCGTCCCATCGGCGCAGTGGTCTTCGGACACTTTGGTGACAAGATCGGCCGCAAGGGCACCCTGGTTGCCTCCCTGCTGACCATGGGTATTGCAACCTTCCTCATCGGCCTCCTGCCCACCGCCTCCATGCCGGGTTGGGCCATCCTCGCGCCGATCATGCTGGTCGTGCTCCGCTTCTTCCAAGGCCTCGCCCTGGGTGGCGAGTGGTCCGGTGCTGCCTTGCTCGCAACAGAGAACGCGCCTGAAGGCAAGCGCGCAATTTACGGTACGTTCCCGCAGCTGGGTGCGCCGATCGGTTTCATCATCGCCAACGTGATCTTCATCTGGATGAACGTGGCGCTCAGTGCTGATGAGTTCCTTGCCTGGGGTTGGCGCGTGCCGTTCATCCTCAGCGCCGTGCTGGTCATCGTCGGTCTCTACGTCCGCCTGAAGCTGGTGGAGAGCGTGTCCTTCACCAAGGTCATCGAGCAGGAGAAGGTCCAGAAGCTGCCCCTCGCTGCAACGCTCAAGAGCCACTGGCGCCCGGTCCTCGCTGGTACGTTCATCATGTTCGCCACGTACGTGCTCTTCTACATCATGACCACGTTCACGCTGTCCTACGGCACCAAGCCAACGTTGGCCGGCGCTCAGGCCGCAGCCGAAAAGGCCGGCAAGCCGATGACGGCCGAGCAGGTCGCCGCGTTCGTCCCCGGGCTGGGCATCACCCGCTCCGACTTCCTCTGGATGCTGATCATCGGCGTCGTCTTCTTCGGCATCTTCACTGTGGTTTCAGGCCCGCTGGCCGAGAAGTGGGGCCGCCGGAAGTTCCTGCTGGGCGTTACGGCCGGAATCTTCGTTTTCGGTGCCCTCTGGTTCACCATGTTTGGACCCGGCCAGGCCGCAGCCATGGTGGGCCTGATCGTGGGCTTCACCCTCATGGGCCTGACGTTCGGCCCCATGGCGGCGATCCTGCCGGAGCTCTTCCCGGCGAACGTCCGCTACACCGGCTCGGCTGTCGCCTACAACCTGTCGTCCATGATCGGAGCGGCCCCTGCGTCCTTCGTGGCCATCGCCCTGTGGTCGGCGGCAAACGGCAGCACTTGGTTGGTGGGCGTCTACATGGCCGCCGCTGCCGTGGTCACCTTCATTGCCTTGCTCCTCACCCGGGAGACCAAGGACACGGACTACGAGAACAACGTCGCCTAA
- a CDS encoding acetyl/propionyl/methylcrotonyl-CoA carboxylase subunit alpha, which produces MSANPAQPISSPLTKVLIANRGEIAVRIIRAARDEGIASVAVYADPDRDALHVRLADEAYALGGNTAAESYLVMDKIIDVAKQSGADAIHPGYGFLAENAEFAAKVIDAGINWIGPSPEAISALGDKVQARHIAEKVGAPLVPGTADPVESADEILKFAEEFGLPVAIKAAFGGGGRGIKVARTMEEIPELYESAVREATAAFGRGECFIERFLDAPRHVETQCLADAYGNVVVVSTRDCSLQRRNQKLVEEAPAPYLSEEQNKRLYESSKAILKEANYLGAGTCEFLVGQDGTISFLEVNTRLQVEHCVSEEVTGIDLVREQFRIARGEALGYEDPEVRGHSFEFRITGEDPGRNFMPAPGTVTTLKNPTGPGVRVDSGIEQGDVISGNFDSMLSKLVVTGASREQALQRSRRALEEMVVEGIPTVIPFDLAVVTDPAFAPAEGPFSVHTRWIETEFVNSIPAWSAAGADAGTPDAGERQRVVVEVGGKRLEVVLPSGLGAGVATASAGTGTKSGKSKKRSRSAGAAAAAAGGDALTSPMQGTIVKVAASEGDVVAEGDLIVVLEAMKMEQPLTAHKSGTVRGLSASAGETVAAGAVIATIED; this is translated from the coding sequence TTGTCAGCTAACCCGGCGCAGCCCATTTCCAGCCCTCTTACCAAGGTCTTGATTGCCAACCGCGGCGAAATCGCGGTCCGCATCATCCGAGCCGCCCGGGACGAAGGCATTGCCTCCGTAGCCGTCTACGCAGACCCGGACCGCGACGCCCTCCACGTCCGCCTCGCCGACGAAGCGTACGCCCTGGGTGGGAACACGGCCGCTGAGTCGTACCTGGTGATGGACAAGATCATCGACGTCGCCAAGCAGTCGGGCGCGGATGCCATCCACCCCGGCTACGGCTTCCTGGCCGAGAACGCCGAGTTCGCCGCCAAAGTCATCGACGCCGGCATCAACTGGATCGGCCCGTCACCTGAGGCCATTTCGGCTTTGGGCGACAAGGTCCAGGCCCGCCACATTGCCGAAAAGGTGGGCGCACCCTTGGTCCCCGGCACGGCTGATCCCGTGGAATCCGCGGACGAAATCCTCAAATTTGCCGAAGAATTCGGCCTTCCGGTTGCCATCAAGGCTGCGTTTGGCGGCGGCGGGCGCGGCATCAAAGTTGCGCGCACCATGGAAGAAATTCCGGAGCTTTACGAATCCGCCGTCCGCGAAGCCACTGCAGCCTTCGGCCGTGGCGAATGCTTCATCGAGCGGTTCCTGGATGCCCCCCGCCACGTCGAAACCCAGTGCCTGGCCGACGCCTACGGCAACGTGGTGGTGGTCTCCACCCGCGACTGCTCGTTGCAGCGCCGCAACCAGAAGCTCGTGGAAGAAGCCCCTGCCCCGTACCTGAGCGAAGAGCAGAACAAGCGCCTCTACGAATCCTCCAAGGCCATCCTCAAGGAAGCCAACTACCTGGGTGCCGGAACCTGTGAGTTCCTGGTGGGCCAGGACGGCACCATCTCCTTCCTTGAGGTCAACACCCGCCTCCAGGTGGAGCATTGCGTCTCCGAGGAAGTCACGGGAATCGACCTCGTCCGCGAACAGTTCCGCATCGCCCGCGGTGAAGCACTCGGCTACGAGGACCCCGAGGTCCGCGGCCACTCCTTCGAGTTCCGCATCACCGGCGAAGACCCGGGCCGGAACTTCATGCCCGCACCCGGTACGGTCACCACCCTGAAGAACCCCACGGGCCCGGGTGTCCGCGTGGATTCCGGCATCGAGCAGGGCGACGTCATCAGCGGCAACTTCGACTCCATGCTGTCCAAGCTGGTCGTCACCGGCGCTTCCCGCGAGCAAGCACTCCAGCGTTCACGCCGCGCACTGGAAGAAATGGTGGTGGAGGGTATCCCCACCGTCATCCCGTTCGACCTCGCAGTGGTCACCGACCCTGCTTTCGCTCCCGCGGAGGGCCCCTTCTCGGTCCACACCCGCTGGATCGAAACCGAGTTCGTCAACAGCATCCCGGCCTGGTCTGCTGCGGGCGCAGACGCCGGAACGCCCGACGCCGGTGAGCGCCAGCGCGTCGTCGTCGAGGTTGGCGGCAAGCGCCTTGAAGTGGTTCTGCCGTCCGGCCTGGGTGCCGGCGTCGCCACCGCCTCTGCCGGGACGGGCACTAAGTCCGGCAAGTCCAAGAAGCGTTCCCGCTCGGCAGGTGCTGCGGCTGCCGCTGCCGGCGGCGATGCACTGACCTCGCCCATGCAGGGCACCATCGTCAAGGTGGCGGCCTCCGAAGGTGACGTGGTGGCCGAGGGCGATCTGATCGTGGTTCTCGAAGCCATGAAGATGGAACAGCCCCTCACCGCCCACAAGTCGGGCACCGTCCGGGGCCTGTCTGCCAGCGCCGGGGAAACCGTGGCCGCCGGTGCGGTCATCGCGACCATCGAGGACTAG
- a CDS encoding Maf family protein — protein sequence MTRLILASQSPARTKLLAEAGIRHEVLVSDVDEDAVQAKYGVTDAHDTALLLARAKAEAVAALPEAEGALVIGCDSVFEFDGESHGKPYTAEVARERMLRMSGSQGVLHTGHWLVDCRDTAANVENDEPAEGTGATVGAVSSAEVHFASMSENEINAYIATGEPLHCAGSFTIDGLGGAFIRKVDGDPHAVVGLSISTLRDLLVHAKVGITELWGADSQ from the coding sequence GTGACCCGATTGATCCTTGCCTCCCAGTCCCCCGCCCGCACCAAACTCCTGGCCGAGGCGGGGATCAGGCACGAGGTCCTGGTTTCGGACGTGGACGAGGACGCAGTACAGGCAAAGTACGGCGTGACCGACGCCCACGACACCGCGCTCCTGCTGGCCAGGGCCAAGGCGGAGGCCGTCGCTGCCCTGCCTGAGGCCGAAGGTGCCCTGGTGATCGGCTGCGACTCCGTGTTCGAGTTCGACGGCGAGTCCCACGGCAAGCCCTACACAGCGGAGGTTGCCCGCGAGCGGATGCTGCGCATGAGCGGCTCACAAGGCGTGCTGCACACCGGACACTGGCTGGTTGATTGCCGGGACACTGCCGCCAACGTGGAAAACGATGAACCCGCCGAAGGCACGGGCGCTACTGTGGGAGCTGTGTCGAGCGCCGAGGTGCACTTCGCATCGATGAGCGAGAACGAGATCAACGCCTACATCGCCACCGGTGAACCGCTCCACTGCGCTGGCTCGTTCACCATCGACGGATTGGGCGGGGCCTTCATCCGCAAGGTGGACGGGGACCCGCACGCCGTCGTCGGTCTTTCCATCTCCACCCTCCGCGACTTGCTGGTGCATGCCAAGGTGGGCATCACCGAACTGTGGGGCGCGGACAGCCAGTAG
- a CDS encoding MMPL family transporter → MASFLYRLGKFSYRRRWLVISIWLAVLVAVGGSAAAFHGTMSNNFTIPGTETQRMADKLKEALPDASGGSASVVFDAGDAGFDQAKKDAVSAALEKLKSLPDVQGTVNPFTTQEQLDKAAGDIAAGEAKAAEGKAQLNAGRAQLTAGEAQLAGVEQQLAASGLTPAQIEAQLAPQRAELAATKEKLDAGAKEAADGAAALALGKRQAEASEGLRFVSNDNKAAVAQVQFKTSINAVDPAVREEVQEIVHGVSSAGVTAYASKEITEDVSEIFGIAEIVGVAVAALVLILMLGTLIAAGLPLLMALIGVAVGVGGTFALTGVIDMSSISPMLALMLGLAVGIDYSLFIVNRHRTQLLAGMDGEESAALATGTSGNAVLFAGLTVIIALAALVVPGLPFLAVMGVAAAATVAVAVVVALTLTPAVLGLIGRRLISKRAWAKAAKHNAEPGHEAADRELEEKRSSGGWGGLVTRHPWVSLIASVVLLGALALPASQLRLALPDGGSEPVDSQAYKAYDLTRSSFGEGMTGPIIVVGEFPEGLNDNDAKNKQYDVADQLRSVDNVVAAVPVALSDDHRTAVFQVIPKEGPASAGTVQVVSDLRAKGTAIHDDLGVTIGLTGQTAGNIDVSAKLGAALPPYLAIVVGLSLILLLLVFRSIVVPLLATGGFLLSLAAAFGAVVAVYQWGWLGGIFDVANPGAVLSFLPIILIGVLFGLAMDYQVFITSGMRESFMHGESAKHAVRSGFSHAAAVVTAAAIIMVSVFSGFIFSHLTMVRPLGFAMAFGVLIDAFVVRMTIVPAIMYLLGEKAWWLPKWLGRILPDVDVEGAKLNRSDRSKDGAEELVH, encoded by the coding sequence ATGGCTTCGTTCCTCTACCGTCTCGGCAAGTTTTCTTACCGCCGCCGCTGGCTGGTCATCTCAATATGGCTGGCCGTCCTGGTGGCAGTGGGCGGCTCGGCCGCAGCCTTCCACGGCACCATGTCCAACAACTTCACCATTCCGGGCACCGAAACCCAACGGATGGCCGACAAGCTCAAAGAAGCACTGCCTGACGCTTCCGGCGGGTCAGCCTCCGTGGTCTTCGACGCCGGGGATGCCGGATTCGACCAGGCCAAGAAGGACGCCGTGTCCGCAGCCCTTGAGAAGCTCAAGAGCCTGCCGGACGTCCAGGGAACGGTCAACCCGTTCACCACGCAGGAGCAGCTGGACAAGGCAGCCGGCGACATCGCCGCCGGTGAAGCCAAAGCCGCCGAAGGCAAGGCCCAGCTGAACGCAGGCCGCGCGCAACTGACCGCAGGCGAAGCACAGCTTGCCGGCGTGGAGCAGCAGCTTGCAGCATCCGGCCTCACGCCCGCCCAGATCGAAGCGCAACTGGCTCCGCAGCGCGCTGAACTTGCCGCAACCAAGGAAAAGCTCGACGCCGGGGCGAAGGAAGCCGCCGACGGCGCCGCGGCATTGGCGCTCGGCAAACGGCAGGCTGAAGCCTCCGAGGGGCTGCGTTTCGTCTCCAACGACAACAAGGCCGCCGTCGCGCAGGTCCAGTTCAAGACCTCCATCAATGCCGTCGATCCCGCTGTTCGCGAAGAAGTCCAGGAGATCGTGCACGGCGTTTCCTCGGCAGGCGTCACAGCCTACGCCAGCAAGGAGATCACCGAGGACGTCTCGGAAATCTTCGGCATCGCTGAAATCGTCGGCGTCGCGGTTGCGGCCCTCGTCCTGATCCTCATGCTGGGCACCCTTATCGCCGCCGGCCTGCCATTGCTCATGGCCCTGATTGGCGTGGCAGTGGGCGTCGGTGGAACGTTCGCGCTCACCGGCGTCATCGACATGAGCTCCATCTCCCCCATGCTCGCGCTGATGCTCGGCCTCGCAGTGGGCATCGACTACTCCCTCTTCATCGTCAACCGTCACCGCACCCAACTCCTGGCCGGCATGGACGGAGAAGAATCGGCCGCACTGGCTACCGGCACATCCGGCAACGCGGTGCTCTTCGCGGGCCTTACCGTGATCATCGCCTTGGCGGCCCTCGTGGTTCCGGGCCTGCCGTTCCTTGCTGTCATGGGTGTTGCCGCCGCAGCGACAGTTGCTGTCGCCGTCGTCGTGGCTTTGACCCTGACGCCCGCCGTCCTCGGCCTGATCGGCCGCAGGCTCATCTCCAAGCGCGCCTGGGCCAAGGCCGCCAAGCACAACGCCGAACCCGGCCACGAAGCTGCCGACCGCGAACTCGAAGAGAAGCGGAGCAGCGGCGGTTGGGGCGGGCTGGTGACGCGCCACCCATGGGTTTCCCTGATCGCAAGCGTCGTGCTGTTGGGCGCTTTGGCGCTGCCGGCTTCGCAGCTCCGCCTGGCCCTGCCCGACGGCGGATCGGAACCCGTCGATTCGCAGGCATATAAGGCCTACGACCTCACCCGCAGCAGCTTCGGCGAAGGCATGACCGGCCCGATCATCGTGGTGGGCGAATTCCCCGAGGGATTGAACGACAACGACGCCAAGAACAAGCAGTACGACGTCGCCGACCAGCTCCGGAGCGTCGACAACGTGGTTGCGGCCGTTCCGGTTGCGCTGAGCGACGACCACCGCACCGCAGTCTTCCAGGTCATCCCCAAAGAAGGACCTGCCAGCGCCGGGACCGTCCAGGTTGTCTCTGATCTGCGGGCCAAGGGCACGGCCATCCACGACGACCTTGGCGTGACCATCGGCCTGACAGGCCAGACGGCAGGCAACATCGACGTCTCCGCCAAGCTCGGCGCGGCCCTGCCGCCGTACCTCGCGATCGTGGTGGGACTCTCCCTGATCCTGCTGCTCCTGGTGTTCCGCTCCATCGTGGTGCCGCTGCTGGCCACGGGTGGATTCCTGCTCTCCCTCGCCGCCGCCTTCGGCGCAGTGGTCGCCGTTTACCAGTGGGGCTGGCTGGGAGGAATCTTCGACGTCGCCAATCCGGGTGCCGTCCTGAGCTTCCTGCCCATCATCTTGATCGGCGTGCTGTTCGGCCTGGCCATGGACTACCAGGTGTTCATTACGTCCGGCATGCGGGAGTCCTTCATGCACGGTGAGTCAGCCAAGCACGCCGTCCGCTCCGGCTTCAGCCACGCCGCCGCGGTGGTGACCGCGGCCGCCATCATCATGGTCAGTGTGTTCTCCGGCTTCATCTTCAGCCACTTGACCATGGTCCGGCCGCTCGGCTTCGCGATGGCATTTGGCGTGCTGATCGATGCGTTCGTTGTGCGCATGACAATCGTCCCGGCCATCATGTACCTGCTCGGCGAAAAGGCCTGGTGGCTCCCCAAGTGGCTTGGCCGGATCCTGCCGGACGTTGATGTTGAGGGCGCAAAGCTAAACCGCAGCGACCGCTCAAAGGACGGCGCCGAGGAACTGGTGCACTAA
- a CDS encoding TetR family transcriptional regulator has translation MTQSNTHDPAADSPALSGAGTPSRRELNKAATRSSIAAAALDLLRSQGSGNFTVEDIAAAAGVSRRTFFNYFPTLEAALASVADGFMDHALEQFRLRPADESILESAQAALMALADPMSVAPMAELFSLTQDNRSLARSELEAWDHCTEQIIDAARTRLGSGVSELYLHALAGSVISCGKAAMNVWFAERGPDLSSESLATLRQHLIDAMGLLGAGFAPPSGASRHPVPTSAATTTDRF, from the coding sequence GTGACCCAAAGCAACACCCACGACCCCGCCGCCGATTCCCCTGCCCTCTCCGGCGCCGGCACCCCATCACGGCGCGAGCTGAACAAAGCGGCCACCCGCAGCTCCATCGCGGCCGCAGCCCTGGACCTTCTGCGCAGCCAAGGGTCCGGCAACTTCACCGTCGAAGACATCGCTGCCGCCGCAGGTGTATCGCGGCGCACGTTCTTCAACTACTTCCCCACCCTCGAAGCCGCCCTCGCCTCCGTGGCGGACGGCTTCATGGACCACGCATTGGAGCAGTTCCGGCTGCGCCCGGCGGACGAGTCCATCCTCGAATCAGCACAGGCCGCACTGATGGCCCTCGCTGACCCGATGTCCGTTGCCCCCATGGCCGAGTTGTTCAGCCTCACCCAGGACAACCGTTCGCTGGCCCGCTCCGAGCTTGAAGCCTGGGACCACTGCACGGAGCAGATCATCGACGCCGCCCGCACCAGATTGGGTTCCGGCGTCAGCGAGCTGTACCTCCACGCACTGGCGGGCTCTGTTATCTCCTGCGGCAAAGCCGCCATGAATGTCTGGTTCGCCGAACGCGGACCGGACCTCTCCTCCGAATCACTGGCGACCCTGCGCCAGCACCTCATCGATGCGATGGGCCTCCTCGGTGCCGGCTTCGCGCCGCCGTCGGGCGCCTCCCGCCATCCCGTCCCCACCTCCGCCGCAACCACCACAGATCGGTTCTGA
- a CDS encoding YbjQ family protein, with protein sequence MLIVTSNEIPGHRIDAVFGEVMGLTVRSRDIGSQMLAGFRSLGGGELPEMTKALYESRQEVMARMVNEAQQRGANAIVAMRFDTSEMGTNWTEVCAYGTAVYVLPLGEGEPGATGQSVYLTKTASQQQPAPAAPPQQPTPPAPPQQF encoded by the coding sequence ATGTTGATCGTCACCTCCAATGAAATCCCGGGCCACCGGATCGACGCCGTTTTCGGCGAAGTCATGGGCCTCACCGTCCGCTCGCGGGACATCGGTTCCCAGATGCTTGCCGGTTTCCGTTCCCTCGGCGGCGGCGAGCTGCCCGAAATGACCAAGGCACTCTACGAAAGCCGCCAGGAAGTCATGGCGCGCATGGTCAACGAGGCACAGCAGCGCGGCGCCAACGCCATCGTTGCCATGCGCTTTGACACCTCCGAAATGGGCACCAACTGGACCGAAGTCTGCGCCTACGGCACGGCCGTCTACGTCCTGCCCCTGGGCGAGGGCGAGCCCGGCGCCACGGGACAGTCGGTTTACCTGACAAAGACGGCCTCCCAGCAGCAGCCCGCTCCCGCGGCTCCGCCTCAGCAGCCGACTCCGCCAGCCCCGCCTCAGCAGTTCTGA
- a CDS encoding dicarboxylate/amino acid:cation symporter, with amino-acid sequence MSTSTNTSPSAGKSGFRLPKWAGSFGVQIIAALIIGLVLGLIAKYTGSTKTAPNGLGATLQTIGSSYVSLLQTAVVPLIFTAVVSSIANLRQVSNAARLAWNTLLWFAITSLVSVLIGIGLGVLLQPGAATGITQKAEYAGKTGDWWAFLIGLFPKNFLGLGASSTVTESANTATTVSTSVSFNVLQILVVAIAVGIAALKVGKQAEAFLTFNASALAVIQKVLWWIIRIAPLGTIGLIGNAVAIYGWDTIGSLGKFTAAIYIGLALVLFVLYPILVRAHGLSIKQYFSGVWPAVQLAFVSRSSIGTLPLTQRVTERNLGVPSGYASFAVPLGATTKMDGCAAIYPAVAAIFVAQFFGINLDFTQYLLIVLVSVLGSAATAGTTGAVVMLTLTLSTLGLPLAGVGLLLAIDPILDMGRTAVNVAGQALIPAIVAKRQGILDESLYNAPRNGAAFADEYAADKAAAEADERELAGSKA; translated from the coding sequence GTGAGCACCTCAACCAACACCTCCCCTTCAGCTGGAAAATCCGGCTTCCGGCTCCCCAAGTGGGCCGGATCCTTCGGCGTCCAGATCATCGCAGCCCTCATCATCGGCCTCGTTCTCGGCCTGATCGCCAAGTACACGGGCAGCACCAAGACAGCCCCCAACGGTCTCGGCGCAACCCTCCAGACGATCGGCTCCAGCTACGTCTCGTTGCTGCAGACCGCCGTCGTTCCCTTGATTTTCACCGCCGTGGTGAGCTCCATCGCGAACCTGCGCCAGGTCTCCAACGCCGCGCGCCTCGCATGGAACACGCTGCTGTGGTTCGCCATCACCTCGCTGGTTTCGGTGCTCATCGGCATCGGCCTGGGCGTGCTCCTGCAGCCCGGCGCCGCCACGGGCATCACCCAGAAAGCCGAATACGCCGGCAAGACCGGTGACTGGTGGGCCTTCCTGATCGGCCTGTTCCCGAAGAACTTCCTGGGCCTTGGTGCGAGCTCCACCGTCACGGAAAGCGCCAACACAGCCACCACGGTGAGCACTTCCGTCAGCTTCAACGTCCTCCAGATCCTGGTGGTCGCGATCGCCGTCGGCATCGCAGCCCTCAAGGTGGGCAAGCAGGCTGAGGCCTTCCTGACCTTCAACGCCTCCGCACTGGCCGTCATCCAGAAGGTCCTGTGGTGGATCATCCGCATCGCCCCGCTGGGCACCATCGGCCTGATCGGCAACGCTGTTGCCATCTACGGCTGGGACACCATCGGCTCGCTGGGCAAGTTCACCGCCGCCATCTACATCGGCCTGGCCCTGGTGCTGTTCGTCCTTTACCCCATCCTGGTACGGGCTCACGGACTCTCCATCAAGCAGTACTTCTCCGGCGTCTGGCCGGCAGTGCAACTGGCGTTCGTCTCCCGCTCCTCCATCGGCACGCTGCCGCTCACGCAGCGCGTCACTGAACGGAACCTGGGCGTGCCCTCCGGTTACGCTTCCTTCGCAGTGCCCCTGGGCGCCACCACCAAGATGGACGGTTGCGCTGCCATCTACCCGGCCGTTGCCGCAATCTTCGTAGCGCAGTTCTTCGGCATCAACCTGGACTTCACCCAGTACCTGCTCATCGTGCTGGTCTCCGTCCTCGGTTCCGCCGCTACGGCAGGCACCACCGGCGCCGTCGTCATGCTGACGCTGACCCTGTCCACGCTGGGACTGCCGCTGGCCGGCGTCGGCCTCCTGTTGGCCATCGACCCCATCCTGGACATGGGCCGCACGGCCGTCAACGTGGCAGGCCAGGCCTTGATCCCCGCCATCGTGGCCAAGCGCCAGGGCATCCTGGACGAGTCGCTGTACAACGCGCCGCGCAACGGTGCCGCCTTCGCCGATGAGTACGCGGCAGACAAGGCAGCAGCTGAAGCCGACGAGCGTGAACTGGCCGGTTCCAAGGCCTAA